Proteins co-encoded in one Nonlabens agnitus genomic window:
- a CDS encoding phosphatase PAP2 family protein: MRNIILLVILLSALPLQAQQTFTIDRGETNLWQDFTYDMGNVFQGVGFAYSRPLYWDGGDALIAGGVAATTLGIFVIDDDINREFRSHRDEIPSILLDYGNYAGAPQNNYGLTGAIYLTGLFTRNEKLRRTGVLLISSATATGFFQQLTKSATGRARPSGGFGKNHFKPFGGESVYRSFPSGHAVLTFTNAHVIAKQFDNAWVKAGIYAVGVIPGLSRIYDNQHWASDVFLSWALSYFMVEAIDLYLDRKYEQKYNDDRTKKTSLDLNFSLTSIGVSYSF, from the coding sequence ATGCGCAACATTATTCTCCTAGTCATTCTTCTTTCTGCACTGCCGCTTCAAGCGCAGCAAACCTTTACCATTGATCGCGGAGAGACTAATTTGTGGCAGGATTTTACCTATGACATGGGTAATGTGTTTCAAGGGGTTGGCTTTGCTTATAGCAGGCCACTGTATTGGGATGGTGGTGACGCACTTATCGCTGGTGGCGTTGCGGCGACCACTTTGGGGATTTTTGTTATTGACGACGATATCAATCGAGAGTTTAGAAGTCATAGGGATGAAATTCCTTCCATCCTGTTGGATTATGGAAATTATGCTGGTGCGCCCCAAAACAATTACGGTCTTACTGGAGCCATTTATCTCACTGGTTTATTCACTCGCAATGAGAAACTAAGACGCACTGGTGTGCTGCTCATATCCTCTGCTACAGCTACCGGCTTTTTTCAGCAGTTGACCAAATCGGCGACGGGTCGTGCGCGACCTAGCGGTGGCTTTGGCAAGAATCACTTCAAGCCATTTGGCGGCGAGTCGGTTTATAGATCCTTTCCATCCGGTCACGCAGTATTGACCTTTACCAATGCGCATGTGATAGCTAAACAATTTGACAATGCATGGGTCAAAGCCGGAATCTATGCCGTAGGCGTCATTCCTGGATTATCGCGCATCTATGACAACCAGCACTGGGCCAGCGATGTATTCTTGAGTTGGGCGCTGAGTTATTTTATGGTAGAAGCTATCGACCTGTATTTGGATCGCAAGTACGAGCAAAAATACAATGACGACCGCACCAAAAAGACTTCGCTAGACCTCAACTTCTCTCTTACCAGTATAGGTGTAAGTTACAGTTTCTAA
- a CDS encoding patatin-like phospholipase family protein — protein sequence MAPTQKIGITLAGGGARASAHIGVLQALNENGIFPSEVSGASAGAMIGALYCHGYSPLEILELSMQEEFVRIFKFQLLTREWNRLAMLKRLLEKHLPENSFEAMKIPLHVCVTNLNKGISEYLNQGDLSTSIIASCAIPVIFKPVVFNNATYVDGGVLNNLPVEPLLNRGMKIMGVSICPHEELETIKGIREISERVFQLNVWSNTEQRLRQCDVALEVEESFPYGIFDVKKSEELFKIGYDCAIKQMPQIIAGLS from the coding sequence ATGGCTCCAACCCAAAAAATAGGAATTACACTCGCCGGTGGCGGCGCAAGAGCATCGGCACACATAGGTGTGTTACAGGCGCTCAATGAAAATGGTATTTTTCCTAGCGAGGTGTCTGGCGCCAGTGCTGGTGCGATGATAGGTGCGTTGTACTGCCATGGCTACTCGCCTTTGGAAATTTTGGAATTGTCCATGCAGGAAGAATTTGTGCGCATCTTTAAATTCCAACTTTTAACGCGTGAATGGAACCGTCTGGCCATGCTCAAAAGGTTATTGGAAAAGCACTTGCCAGAGAACAGTTTTGAGGCCATGAAAATCCCTTTACATGTTTGCGTGACCAACCTCAACAAAGGCATTAGCGAATATTTAAACCAAGGCGATTTAAGCACCAGTATCATCGCGTCCTGTGCGATACCAGTCATTTTTAAACCGGTCGTTTTTAATAATGCTACTTATGTGGATGGCGGCGTTCTCAATAATTTACCAGTAGAACCACTGCTGAATCGCGGCATGAAAATCATGGGTGTGAGCATTTGCCCGCACGAGGAACTGGAAACCATTAAAGGCATTAGAGAAATTAGCGAACGCGTTTTCCAACTGAACGTATGGAGCAATACAGAACAGCGCCTACGACAGTGCGACGTCGCTTTAGAAGTGGAAGAATCCTTTCCCTACGGAATTTTTGATGTCAAAAAATCGGAAGAACTGTTCAAAATAGGCTATGATTGCGCCATCAAGCAGATGCCCCAAATTATCGCTGGGCTTTCTTGA
- a CDS encoding helix-turn-helix domain-containing protein, with protein MKEIMKQPQLGDYIANLRKEQGLTQEELVELCNINVRTIQRIEAGEVTPRNYTIKNILQALGSSFAEITQELQEKPKAEQAPENLLKNPKNGLWIAIVGMAYVLTSLPLTMIDLSLNFFDHAMVTSDIRFLIAILYSVLATVFYLGFSFNLKFKSPLLKISAVVYLIALLFAEILFMDMYNSSVNASFDALNIGMSIVVSIVFAIAIALLSIPFFQNRGRFSGPYKYLGYLLIVAAAFNLTVLLFPIGSLLVTLFEIMIVIYFIQNHQAFAKAKNID; from the coding sequence ATGAAAGAAATCATGAAACAACCACAACTAGGCGACTACATCGCTAACCTGCGAAAAGAACAAGGACTGACTCAAGAAGAGCTTGTCGAGTTATGCAACATCAATGTGAGAACCATCCAGCGAATTGAAGCTGGTGAAGTCACACCTCGCAATTATACGATCAAGAATATTCTTCAAGCGCTAGGAAGTTCTTTTGCAGAAATCACTCAAGAACTTCAAGAGAAACCTAAAGCTGAACAAGCTCCAGAAAACTTGTTGAAGAACCCTAAAAATGGATTGTGGATCGCGATCGTTGGAATGGCTTACGTCCTTACCTCGCTTCCATTAACGATGATCGATTTGTCACTCAACTTTTTTGACCATGCCATGGTCACTTCAGACATTCGGTTCTTAATAGCAATATTGTATAGCGTTCTAGCGACCGTATTTTATTTAGGATTCTCCTTCAACCTGAAGTTCAAGTCACCACTTTTGAAAATTTCCGCTGTTGTATATCTAATTGCACTCCTTTTTGCAGAGATTCTATTCATGGACATGTACAATTCTAGTGTGAATGCTTCTTTTGACGCCCTAAATATAGGAATGAGCATTGTGGTATCTATTGTATTTGCAATTGCCATCGCTTTATTAAGCATACCATTTTTTCAAAATCGAGGTCGCTTCTCAGGCCCTTATAAATATTTAGGATATCTATTGATTGTTGCAGCAGCGTTCAACCTAACCGTATTATTATTTCCAATAGGAAGTTTGCTCGTTACCCTATTTGAGATTATGATAGTGATTTATTTTATTCAGAACCACCAAGCTTTTGCCAAAGCAAAGAATATAGACTAG
- a CDS encoding GIY-YIG nuclease family protein produces the protein MFNSFHIYILECADGKLYTGITSNLERWLLEHQTGYRETAYTFHRRPVKLVFQESIGDLFQALHYEKHIKKWSANKKWALINGDFDRLKILAQCQNDSSSAFVSSEYVPKKLRGK, from the coding sequence ATGTTCAACTCATTCCACATCTATATTCTAGAATGCGCTGACGGCAAATTATACACCGGAATCACAAGCAATCTGGAACGTTGGCTGCTCGAACATCAAACAGGCTACAGAGAAACAGCTTACACCTTCCACCGCAGACCGGTTAAACTAGTATTCCAAGAATCCATTGGTGATTTGTTCCAAGCCCTACATTACGAAAAGCACATCAAAAAATGGTCTGCAAATAAAAAGTGGGCGCTGATCAATGGAGATTTTGATAGGCTCAAGATCTTGGCGCAATGCCAGAATGATTCTAGTAGTGCTTTTGTTTCTTCAGAGTACGTTCCTAAAAAACTTCGTGGTAAATGA
- a CDS encoding TonB-dependent receptor, giving the protein MQRIKWLVLLLVFLANVPCQARHKLSVPSAFAKANQKPNSQKFTLSGTITDQANGETLLNVNILIPELGTGTISNEYGFYSITLDTGTYEVIYSSIGFQSVTKTVVLDQNQKLSIQLQEQGEQLDAIVIESDIEQLSTRSPQMSVNALSIESIKKIPVVLGEVDLIKSLSLLPGVTTAGEGASGFNVRGGAADQNLVLLDEATLYGSDHLFGFFSVFNPDAIKDLKLYKGGIPARYGGRVSSVLDIYQRDGNKTKLSGTGGIGIVASRLLLEGPIQKDKSSFLIGGRSSYAHLFFPLFGLENQAYFYDLNAKVSFNLDDRNRLYGSAYFGRDVFEINELFGNTFGNSFVNVRWNHIFNEKWFSNASAIFSDYNYALELEFVEFEFFSGITNLNLKYDLTHFASDKAKLRYGINSIYYEFDPGKIVPTTPTSPINEAQLTKKYAWENAAYVDGDFKITDDLNINAGLRLTTFSRLGQDLINVYENNQPLLFNQEQGVYVSAMPIDRIASSRSDVLKTFVNLEPRFSASYSLDDDTSIKASYQRINQYIHLISNTTAPTPFDLYAPSGDFIKPQKGDQVAVGFFKNVGDYSVELESFYKTVDNRLDYIDGADLIAQEAVESILLAGEARAYGLELLLRKNEGRLQGWIAYTLSKSEQRTPGRNASEPGINNGNWYNAPWDKTHDLTVTANYEWNEKWSFGSNFTLQTGQPVTFPDGQYEFNGLFVPTFESRNASRLPIIHRLDLSATYVPKPEKTQGWQGSWVFSLYNAYNRRNAASISFGENDDTARNEATRLAIFGIVPAVTYNFKF; this is encoded by the coding sequence ATGCAAAGAATAAAGTGGCTTGTTTTACTGTTGGTGTTTCTCGCTAACGTACCGTGCCAGGCACGGCATAAACTTTCTGTTCCTTCCGCTTTCGCGAAAGCGAACCAAAAACCGAACTCACAAAAGTTTACCCTATCAGGAACCATTACAGATCAAGCCAATGGCGAGACTTTGCTCAATGTCAATATCTTGATCCCAGAACTGGGCACGGGAACCATCTCAAACGAGTACGGCTTCTACTCCATCACGCTGGATACGGGCACCTATGAAGTGATCTATAGCAGCATTGGGTTTCAAAGTGTCACCAAAACCGTGGTGCTGGACCAAAACCAAAAACTTTCCATCCAACTGCAGGAACAAGGCGAGCAACTGGATGCCATTGTGATCGAGAGCGATATTGAACAATTAAGCACACGGTCACCGCAAATGAGCGTCAACGCGCTATCCATTGAGTCCATTAAAAAAATACCAGTTGTGCTGGGAGAAGTGGATTTGATCAAATCCCTTTCCCTATTGCCTGGAGTAACGACTGCCGGTGAAGGCGCCAGCGGATTTAACGTACGTGGTGGCGCGGCAGATCAAAATCTGGTGCTGCTGGATGAAGCTACGCTGTATGGTAGCGATCACCTTTTTGGGTTCTTTTCTGTTTTTAATCCAGACGCCATCAAAGATCTGAAATTGTACAAAGGTGGTATTCCTGCGCGCTATGGCGGTAGGGTTTCCAGTGTACTGGACATTTACCAGCGCGATGGAAATAAAACGAAATTGAGCGGTACTGGTGGTATAGGAATCGTAGCGAGCAGATTGTTGCTGGAAGGTCCTATCCAAAAAGACAAATCCTCATTCCTAATAGGTGGACGCAGCAGCTATGCACATTTATTTTTCCCGCTTTTTGGGTTAGAAAACCAAGCATACTTTTATGATCTGAACGCTAAGGTGTCCTTCAATCTGGATGACAGGAATCGACTGTACGGTTCGGCATATTTTGGACGTGATGTATTTGAAATAAACGAACTTTTTGGCAACACCTTTGGAAATTCTTTTGTGAATGTACGCTGGAATCATATTTTCAATGAAAAATGGTTCAGTAATGCATCGGCTATATTTTCAGATTATAATTATGCATTGGAACTTGAGTTTGTGGAGTTTGAATTCTTTAGCGGGATTACCAATCTCAACCTTAAATACGACCTGACCCATTTTGCCAGTGATAAAGCAAAACTGCGCTATGGGATCAACTCCATTTATTATGAATTTGATCCTGGTAAAATTGTTCCCACAACTCCTACAAGCCCCATCAATGAGGCACAGCTGACTAAAAAATATGCTTGGGAAAATGCCGCTTATGTTGATGGCGATTTTAAAATCACAGATGATCTCAATATCAATGCAGGATTGCGCTTGACCACCTTCAGCCGATTGGGCCAAGATTTGATCAATGTTTACGAAAACAATCAGCCATTGTTGTTCAATCAAGAGCAAGGTGTCTATGTAAGCGCCATGCCTATCGACAGAATAGCCAGCAGCCGCAGTGACGTCTTAAAAACCTTTGTAAACCTCGAGCCGCGATTCTCAGCCTCCTATAGTCTGGATGACGATACCAGTATCAAAGCGAGTTACCAGCGCATCAATCAATACATTCATTTAATTTCAAATACTACAGCGCCTACTCCATTTGATCTTTATGCGCCTAGCGGTGACTTTATCAAGCCCCAAAAAGGCGATCAAGTGGCAGTAGGTTTCTTTAAAAACGTTGGAGATTATTCCGTTGAACTGGAGTCCTTCTATAAAACCGTAGACAATAGACTGGATTATATTGATGGTGCAGATCTTATCGCCCAGGAAGCCGTGGAATCTATTTTGCTCGCTGGTGAAGCCAGAGCCTATGGTCTCGAACTCTTATTAAGGAAAAACGAAGGTCGCCTGCAAGGTTGGATTGCTTACACTTTATCCAAAAGTGAGCAGAGAACACCTGGAAGAAATGCATCGGAACCTGGCATCAACAACGGCAACTGGTACAATGCGCCATGGGATAAAACACACGACTTGACCGTTACCGCTAATTATGAATGGAATGAGAAGTGGAGCTTTGGATCCAATTTCACGTTACAAACCGGCCAACCTGTAACTTTCCCTGATGGTCAATACGAATTCAACGGATTGTTTGTACCAACGTTTGAATCGCGCAATGCCAGTAGATTGCCCATTATTCACCGTCTGGACCTATCAGCTACCTACGTTCCAAAACCTGAAAAGACCCAAGGCTGGCAAGGCAGTTGGGTATTTAGCCTCTACAATGCGTATAATAGAAGAAATGCGGCCAGCATCAGCTTTGGTGAGAATGATGACACCGCACGCAACGAGGCTACCAGGCTTGCTATTTTTGGAATCGTTCCTGCAGTTACCTATAACTTCAAATTTTGA
- a CDS encoding FAD-binding oxidoreductase, with the protein MAHSVKIKSIKQLTHDVKQFRVEKPNGYEFTPGHATEVSIDQEKWKDEKRPFTFTSLTGDEDLEFVIKIYTDHDGVTEALDHVKPGDHLIIRDTWGAIEYKGDGYVIAGGAGITPYIAMFRDLKTKNKLDGLHLLFSNKTEKDIILKDELDQMLGDRVTYVITDQKDTQYLKGRVDKELIKNQVDDFDKNFYVCGPPQMTEDISDILKECGASPDAVTLDDQ; encoded by the coding sequence ATGGCACATTCTGTTAAAATTAAGTCGATCAAACAATTAACTCACGACGTTAAACAATTTCGCGTGGAGAAACCAAACGGTTATGAATTCACGCCAGGTCACGCGACCGAGGTTTCTATTGATCAGGAAAAATGGAAGGATGAGAAACGACCTTTCACCTTCACCAGTCTTACCGGTGACGAGGATCTGGAATTTGTAATTAAAATCTATACCGATCACGATGGCGTGACTGAGGCACTGGATCACGTGAAACCAGGCGATCATTTAATCATTAGAGATACTTGGGGCGCGATTGAATATAAAGGTGACGGTTATGTGATTGCTGGTGGCGCTGGAATCACGCCTTACATCGCGATGTTCAGGGACCTGAAAACCAAAAATAAACTGGACGGATTGCATTTATTGTTTTCCAACAAAACCGAAAAGGACATCATCCTGAAAGATGAACTGGATCAAATGCTGGGCGATCGCGTAACCTATGTCATTACCGATCAAAAAGATACCCAATATCTCAAAGGCCGAGTGGACAAGGAACTGATCAAAAATCAGGTGGATGATTTTGATAAAAACTTCTACGTTTGTGGACCACCACAAATGACGGAAGACATTAGCGATATTCTCAAAGAATGCGGCGCCTCACCAGATGCCGTGACGCTGGATGATCAGTAG
- a CDS encoding NAD(P)H-dependent flavin oxidoreductase, whose protein sequence is MTASSLIDHLSLPVVAAPMFLISGPDLVIECCKNGIVGTFPALNQRSTEGFEEWLVQIETELKKWEEETGKKAAPYGVNLIVHGSNPRLEADLKVCMKHKVPLIITSLGAVKDVVNAVHSYGGLVFHDVIKKRHAEKAQEAGVDGLILVCAGAGGHAGTLNPMPFIREVRSFYDGVILLSGAMSSGQDVASALQMGADLAYMGTRFINTNESKATDEYRKMIIDAGSSDVVYTAAISGVSANFLAASLKAAGITEEQLQATGKIDFGKEMDTEAKAWKTIWSAGQGVATIKDSVPAHELIDRLKSEFKTAIEKQVENLKRFS, encoded by the coding sequence ATGACTGCAAGCTCTCTTATCGATCACCTTTCATTGCCCGTGGTGGCAGCGCCTATGTTCTTAATTTCTGGACCGGACCTAGTCATTGAATGCTGTAAAAACGGAATTGTAGGAACTTTTCCGGCTCTTAACCAGCGATCTACCGAAGGTTTTGAAGAATGGCTAGTACAAATCGAGACCGAGCTCAAAAAATGGGAAGAAGAAACTGGCAAGAAGGCTGCGCCATACGGCGTCAATTTGATCGTTCACGGCAGTAACCCACGACTGGAAGCCGATTTAAAAGTGTGTATGAAACATAAAGTGCCACTCATTATCACCTCACTAGGTGCTGTTAAAGATGTGGTCAATGCGGTGCATAGTTATGGTGGTTTGGTATTTCACGATGTAATCAAAAAACGCCATGCCGAAAAAGCCCAAGAAGCTGGAGTCGATGGCTTGATACTGGTTTGTGCTGGCGCTGGTGGTCATGCGGGTACGTTGAATCCCATGCCGTTTATACGTGAGGTGCGTTCGTTTTATGATGGTGTAATCCTGCTTTCTGGTGCCATGAGTTCTGGTCAAGATGTGGCCAGTGCCTTGCAAATGGGAGCAGACTTGGCTTACATGGGAACGCGCTTTATCAATACGAACGAGTCAAAAGCAACCGATGAATACCGCAAGATGATCATCGACGCTGGATCATCTGACGTGGTGTACACGGCCGCTATTTCTGGAGTGTCGGCTAATTTCCTTGCTGCCAGTTTGAAAGCCGCTGGAATTACTGAAGAGCAATTGCAAGCTACTGGCAAAATTGACTTTGGTAAAGAAATGGATACCGAGGCCAAAGCCTGGAAAACCATCTGGAGTGCCGGTCAAGGTGTGGCTACTATCAAAGATAGCGTTCCAGCACACGAACTTATCGACAGATTAAAAAGCGAATTTAAAACCGCGATTGAAAAGCAGGTGGAGAATTTGAAAAGATTCAGCTAG
- a CDS encoding DUF4249 domain-containing protein, producing the protein MKKWFYIILLAVSFIQCEDVIDVDLNTAASRLVIDGRLELLSDGSSRNTIRLTRSSGFFEEVNPVVSDASVQVVVNNGISFPFRFDETRNLYINNNLSLEEGSTYTLEIVDGNDFYRANQQLISTVPLGNIEQTEVSGFGDFTQITAFFQDPEALGDYYLFTYEDPDNFQLDVSDDEFINGNLSPTSFFVEDLEPGTNIQLSITGIDAQAFQFFETLIQQTDDSGGGPFDTQPAVVKGNVFNERNPDRFPFGYFRVAQVYELNYVSE; encoded by the coding sequence ATGAAAAAGTGGTTCTACATTATACTACTAGCGGTGAGCTTCATTCAATGTGAAGATGTGATCGATGTGGATTTGAATACCGCAGCATCACGATTAGTCATCGATGGTCGCTTGGAACTCTTGAGCGACGGCAGCAGCCGCAATACCATCAGATTAACCAGATCGTCAGGTTTCTTTGAAGAAGTCAATCCTGTGGTGAGCGACGCCAGTGTTCAAGTGGTTGTAAATAACGGTATTTCATTTCCGTTTAGATTTGATGAAACGCGCAACCTTTATATCAACAATAATCTAAGTTTAGAGGAAGGTTCTACCTATACTTTAGAGATTGTGGATGGTAACGACTTTTATAGAGCAAATCAGCAATTGATAAGCACCGTACCACTGGGAAACATTGAACAAACCGAGGTAAGCGGTTTTGGCGATTTCACGCAGATTACGGCTTTCTTTCAGGATCCAGAGGCGCTGGGTGATTATTATTTGTTCACCTATGAAGATCCAGATAACTTCCAGCTGGACGTATCTGATGATGAGTTTATCAATGGCAACCTATCACCTACCAGCTTTTTTGTCGAAGATTTAGAGCCTGGCACCAACATCCAACTAAGCATCACCGGTATTGACGCACAGGCATTTCAGTTTTTTGAGACCTTGATCCAGCAAACGGATGACAGCGGCGGCGGCCCGTTTGATACCCAACCTGCTGTCGTAAAAGGAAATGTTTTTAATGAGCGTAATCCAGATCGTTTTCCGTTTGGTTACTTTCGGGTAGCGCAGGTGTATGAATTAAATTATGTAAGTGAATAA
- a CDS encoding YgjV family protein: MEFNLTEIIGYLASLFVLLSFFNKNLRKLRIVNSVGCGFFVAYGFMLGSIPVIVTNVAILGVNAYYLFVKKEDIRPKEELEKK, from the coding sequence ATGGAGTTCAACCTCACCGAAATCATCGGATATCTAGCCAGTCTATTCGTCCTGCTATCCTTTTTCAATAAGAACCTGCGAAAGTTACGCATCGTTAATTCCGTAGGCTGCGGTTTTTTCGTCGCCTATGGTTTTATGCTGGGTAGTATTCCCGTAATCGTGACTAATGTCGCCATTCTAGGCGTCAACGCATATTACCTTTTCGTCAAAAAAGAAGACATAAGACCTAAAGAAGAACTAGAAAAAAAATAA
- a CDS encoding SanA/YdcF family protein: MKRLLNIIVFLVVGGLLAVVFLQVYVNQTAAPHMKYNLEDIEPAYTGIVLGASVRPDKSLSPILKDRVDAAYTAYQEGKIKKFLLSGDHGQTDYDEVNAMKTYLNNKGVPDSDIFLDHAGFDTYDSMIRARSIFKVEKAIVFTQKFHLPRAVYLGRNLDLDLEGFAVDPKSYEPSAYLKRREWLANVKAWTEIYIEKRPTFEGISIPITGDSSPTHDQ; this comes from the coding sequence ATGAAAAGACTACTCAATATCATTGTGTTCTTAGTGGTTGGTGGTCTTCTTGCCGTGGTTTTCCTGCAGGTGTATGTGAACCAGACAGCGGCACCGCACATGAAATATAATCTTGAGGATATCGAACCGGCTTACACCGGCATCGTGCTGGGTGCCAGCGTACGGCCCGACAAGAGCCTATCGCCTATTCTGAAAGATCGAGTCGACGCAGCCTATACGGCGTATCAAGAAGGTAAGATCAAAAAGTTTTTGTTGAGTGGCGACCATGGCCAAACAGATTATGATGAAGTGAACGCCATGAAAACTTATCTGAATAACAAAGGCGTTCCCGACAGTGATATCTTTCTCGATCATGCTGGTTTTGATACGTATGATAGTATGATACGCGCACGGTCGATTTTTAAGGTGGAGAAGGCGATTGTATTTACCCAAAAATTCCATCTGCCCAGAGCGGTCTATCTAGGTCGCAACCTGGATCTAGACCTGGAAGGTTTTGCCGTGGACCCTAAAAGCTATGAACCTTCGGCATACCTCAAACGCCGTGAATGGCTTGCTAATGTAAAAGCATGGACAGAGATCTATATAGAAAAGCGACCGACTTTTGAAGGAATCTCGATTCCCATCACGGGCGACAGCAGTCCTACTCACGATCAATAA
- a CDS encoding NAD(P)H-dependent oxidoreductase — protein sequence MTKSIENLKWRYATKNFDPNKNLEPQQLEMLAAAFNLTATSYGLQPCRLIVVQNADIQHQMVPMAFGQRQVVDASAVLVICTTAVDADYVRRYFKRVKDVRDTSDEVLQPFVDQLTTKFDAMAVEEVEQWARNQAYITLGTLMNICAQEQIDSCPMEGFIPDKIDGLLGLKAKGLKSVLMLPVGYRSAEDPFADMKKVRLPIEKSVEFIH from the coding sequence ATGACGAAAAGTATTGAAAACCTGAAATGGAGATACGCCACCAAGAATTTTGATCCCAATAAAAACCTAGAGCCGCAACAGCTGGAAATGCTGGCCGCAGCCTTCAATCTTACCGCTACTTCCTATGGATTGCAACCGTGTCGTTTGATCGTGGTTCAAAATGCAGATATTCAACATCAAATGGTGCCGATGGCCTTTGGCCAACGCCAGGTCGTCGATGCTTCTGCCGTTCTTGTTATTTGCACCACGGCGGTCGATGCAGATTATGTACGCCGATATTTTAAGAGAGTCAAGGACGTTCGAGACACCAGTGATGAGGTGCTACAACCGTTTGTGGACCAGCTTACAACAAAATTTGATGCGATGGCGGTGGAAGAAGTGGAGCAATGGGCCAGAAATCAGGCATATATCACGCTGGGAACACTCATGAATATTTGTGCGCAGGAACAGATCGATAGTTGTCCCATGGAAGGTTTCATACCCGATAAAATTGATGGTCTATTAGGCCTTAAGGCTAAAGGTTTGAAATCTGTATTGATGCTACCGGTAGGCTATCGCAGTGCAGAAGACCCTTTTGCCGATATGAAAAAGGTGCGTTTACCCATTGAAAAAAGCGTTGAGTTTATTCACTAA